One part of the Marinobacterium rhizophilum genome encodes these proteins:
- a CDS encoding flagellar assembly protein FliH has product MSPSDKKPTRIPAADVGLVLPWQLPRVQGEHLVALVQRQDSAVEEQLEPEEQLFGGAKLTLAELERITEEARQEGLEEGHREGLAKGLEEGQRKGYSEGLAQGKLEIDRSLGRLSQMLDELEAPLAQQSEALELCILNLVTSLARAVTGHELSSQPQLMLQAVQEALAQLPSEGGAVRIHVNPEDEVLLQPLAQAREHCELVADAAISPGGCLVKTANCQVDSRVETRFRQAADQLLSRLADSRPETPPQ; this is encoded by the coding sequence ATGAGCCCATCTGACAAGAAACCGACACGTATCCCTGCCGCCGATGTGGGCCTGGTGTTGCCCTGGCAGTTGCCCCGGGTGCAGGGTGAGCACCTGGTGGCGCTGGTGCAGCGACAGGACTCGGCGGTTGAGGAACAGCTGGAGCCCGAGGAGCAGCTGTTCGGGGGCGCCAAACTGACGCTGGCGGAGCTGGAGCGCATTACCGAAGAGGCGCGCCAGGAAGGGCTGGAGGAAGGTCACCGCGAGGGACTTGCCAAGGGGCTGGAAGAAGGCCAGCGCAAGGGCTATTCCGAGGGGCTTGCGCAGGGCAAGCTCGAAATAGACCGCTCGCTCGGGCGCCTTTCGCAGATGCTGGATGAGCTGGAAGCACCGCTGGCTCAGCAGAGCGAGGCACTGGAGCTATGTATCCTGAACCTGGTGACCTCGCTGGCCCGGGCCGTGACCGGCCACGAACTCAGCAGCCAGCCGCAGCTGATGCTGCAGGCGGTGCAGGAGGCGCTGGCGCAACTGCCCAGCGAAGGTGGCGCCGTGCGTATTCATGTGAACCCGGAAGACGAAGTGCTGTTGCAGCCGCTGGCCCAGGCGCGGGAGCACTGCGAGCTGGTAGCGGATGCCGCCATCAGTCCCGGTGGCTGTCTGGTCAAGACTGCCAATTGCCAGGTCGACAGCCGCGTCGAGACGCGCTTTCGCCAGGCGGCCGATCAGCTGCTTTCCCGTCTGGCCGACAGCCGGCCGGAGACTCCCCCGCAATGA
- the fliI gene encoding flagellar protein export ATPase FliI: protein MSRLLQRLQHHQEFSYSAVRPLVEGRITRLIGLTLEAVGLQVAIGDNCEIQVRPGVRVEAEVVGFSGDRIYLMPLDSIDGLQPGARITPLGGAGQVDVGPGLLGRVLNGVGKPLDGKGPIDAAERVSLGGDVINPLNRHPIEQTLDVGIRAINSLLTVGRGQRLGLFAGSGVGKSVLLGMMTRYTEADIIVVGLIGERGREVKEFIEHNLGAAGLARSVVVASPADDSPLMRLRAAQLATRIAEYFRAQGRNVLLLMDSLTRYAQAQREIALAVGEPPATKGYPPSVFAKLPRLVERAGNGATGGGSITAFYTVLTEGDDQQDPVADAARAILDGHVVLSRRLAEQGHYPAIDVEASISRAMPAIVGEAHLALAMRFKQLMSRYQQNEDLITVGAYSKGSDPDTDFAIERMPVLRSFLQQSLSEAKPMAQCIQELSMVLSPPPKPAIGNPAAVAPVAGVRR, encoded by the coding sequence ATGTCCCGCCTGCTGCAGCGCCTGCAACATCACCAGGAATTCAGCTACAGCGCTGTCCGTCCGCTGGTGGAGGGCCGCATTACCCGCCTGATCGGTCTGACGCTCGAAGCGGTGGGGCTGCAGGTCGCCATTGGCGACAACTGCGAGATCCAGGTGCGCCCGGGTGTGCGCGTCGAGGCCGAGGTGGTGGGTTTTTCGGGGGATCGCATCTACCTGATGCCACTGGACAGTATCGACGGCCTGCAGCCGGGCGCGCGCATTACCCCGCTCGGCGGCGCCGGCCAGGTGGATGTGGGGCCAGGGCTGCTGGGCCGGGTGCTCAATGGCGTCGGCAAGCCGCTGGATGGCAAGGGCCCGATTGACGCGGCCGAACGGGTGTCCCTGGGCGGGGATGTGATCAACCCGCTGAACCGCCATCCCATCGAACAGACGCTGGACGTGGGCATTCGAGCCATCAATTCCCTGCTGACCGTCGGGCGTGGTCAGCGCCTGGGCCTGTTTGCCGGCAGCGGCGTGGGCAAGTCGGTGTTGCTGGGCATGATGACCCGCTATACCGAGGCCGACATCATTGTCGTGGGCCTGATCGGCGAGCGTGGCCGCGAGGTCAAGGAGTTCATCGAGCACAACCTCGGCGCGGCCGGCCTGGCACGCTCGGTGGTGGTGGCCTCTCCGGCCGACGACTCCCCCCTTATGCGGCTGCGGGCGGCACAGCTGGCGACCCGCATCGCCGAGTATTTCCGTGCCCAGGGGCGCAACGTGTTGCTGCTGATGGATTCCCTGACCCGCTATGCCCAGGCGCAGCGTGAAATCGCCCTGGCGGTGGGGGAGCCGCCGGCCACCAAGGGTTATCCGCCCTCGGTGTTTGCCAAGCTGCCGCGCCTGGTGGAGCGGGCCGGTAACGGCGCGACGGGCGGAGGCTCTATCACGGCCTTCTATACGGTGCTGACCGAGGGGGACGATCAGCAGGATCCTGTTGCCGATGCGGCAAGGGCCATTCTGGATGGCCATGTGGTGCTGTCGCGCCGCCTGGCCGAGCAGGGGCACTATCCCGCCATCGATGTCGAGGCATCCATCAGCCGGGCAATGCCCGCGATCGTTGGCGAGGCTCACCTGGCGCTGGCCATGCGCTTCAAGCAGTTGATGTCGCGCTATCAGCAGAACGAGGATCTGATTACGGTCGGCGCCTATAGCAAGGGCAGTGACCCCGATACGGACTTTGCCATCGAGCGCATGCCGGTACTGCGCAGCTTTTTGCAGCAGAGCCTGAGTGAGGCCAAGCCGATGGCGCAGTGCATCCAGGAGCTGTCGATGGTGCTGTCACCGCCACCCAAGCCCGCCATCGGTAATCCTGCTGCGGTAGCGCCTGTTGCCGGTGTACGGCGATGA